AGTTTCTCCGATCTTTGGGCGGCGGTTCCTTCGCCGTCTGGTCGCATAAAATTCGGCGTGTCGTGACCGAGCGGTTGCATGGCACCTCGCCTAATCCGTTCTGCCAAAGCTTGAGCGATCGTTACTATCAGTCCTTCACTCAGCACCGACAAATGGCGACGGAGCTGTACCTGTCCCTGCTCTACCGACCGTTTCCTTCCAAGGTCGCGAGCTTCTTCACTCGCATGTCCACGCGCACCCTGGCCCAACGACGAGAGCATGAGACCGCACAGCTGACCATCCTAGAAGACATGGGCAAACAGCTCGAAGCGAGTCTGAGTCGCTATGGGCCCACCCGCCTCGGCACCCATGTGAAACAGGACATCCTGTACTCCGACCAGCTAGCCTTTCTGAGCTACCTCATCAACGGAGTGTGGGAGGAAATCCCCCTGCGCCCGGCACCGCTGGCCTCGTACCTCCCCTCGTCTCGCCTGCACTTCGGCGACCGGACGGGCATGATGGAAATCTGGCACCCGCGCGAGCGGAAATTCGCCGGGTTTCTCGACATGCAGGAGTACCCGCCGTTCTCTGAGCCGGGCATGAACAACGGCCTGCTCTATAGCGACGCCGAGTACATCGAGACCCAGAGCTTTTCATGCCTCAACAAGCGCGCAGCTCTCAAATCGCTCGCCACCCAGAAAGGACACTTGATCGCCTCGGAAGACGCGGCGACGCGTGAGATCGAACAGATGGACCAGGCCGCGGACGATCTGCAGAGCGGACTCATCGATCTGGGCCAGTACCATTACAGCCTGGCGATCTTTGGCCACAGGATGGAATCGGTCAGCACCGCGCTCGCCGACGCCCGGGCCGTCTTTCAGGACGGGCCGGGGTTCAAGATGGCGCGGGTCGATGTGATCCCCGAATGTGCCTGGTTCGCCCAGATCCCGGGCAACTGGAGCCTGCGACCGCGCGAAGCCGTCATCACCAGCCGGAACTTTGTCTGTCTCAGTCCCTTTCACAACTTCGCCCGTGGCAAACGAGCAGGCAATCCCTGGGGCGAAGCCTTGGCCCTGTTCAAGACTCCAAGCGGGCAGCCGTACTATTTTAATTTCCACGTGTCACCGGAGGACCGTGATTCACGCGACGAGAAGTATCCGGGCAACACCTTTATCTGCGGCAGCACCGGGGTAGGCAAGACTGCGTTGGAACTGAGCCTCTTGGCCTTCGCGACCAAGTACCAGGGACTCCGCTGTGTGGTTTTCGACAAAGATCGCGGCGCGGAGATCGGAATCCGAGCCATGGGTGGGACGTATCAGTCCCTGAAACGTGGCATGCCGACCGGCTTTAATCCCTTGCAGCTCGAACCCAACCCTAACAACTGGCAATTCTGCGAACAGCTCGTGGCCCAACTCGTGAAGCAGCCTGGTAACGAGATTCCACAGCTCACCGCGAAGGAGCAGAGCGAGATCAGCCATGCCGTGCGGACTGTGATGAGTGAATCGGTCTCACCGGACCTGCGTTGTGTGTCCCTCCTCCGCCAGAATCTGCCTGCGACTGGCGACCAGAGTGTGAGGGCACGGTTGAAGCGATGGACCCGTGGTCACGCGCTGGGCTGGGCCTTCGACAATCCAAACGATACACACGAGATCAGCGGCGCACGATTATTTGGCTACGACTATACGGACTTTCTGGACGATCCCGAAGTTCGCACCCCGATCATGGCCTATCTACTCCATCTCACCGAACGGCTGATCACGGGCGAGCCCTTCATCTATGTCATGGAGGAATTCTGGAAGCCGCTGCAGGACCCGCTGTTCGCAGACTTCGCCTTCAACAAACAAAAGACCATCCGCAAACAAGCCGGCCTCGGCGTCTTTGTGACGCAATCGCCCTCGGACGTACTGCGACACCCGATCGGCAAAACGATGGTGGAGCAAAGCGTGACCCAGATCTTCTTACCCAATCCGCGTGCCGATCATGATGACTATGTCCAAGGCTTCAAGGTTACGGAAGCGGAATTTCACATCATCAAAAACCTCGGGGAAGCAAGCCGTCTGTTTTTGGTAAAGCAGGGCCACAGCTCGGCGATCGTGCAATTCGACCTGGGTGGCATGACGGATCTGTTGAATGTCCTCTCCGGCACGACCGACAACGTGACGCTGCTGGATACGATCAGAAAGGAAGTGGGCGACGATCCCACAGACTGGCTCCCCCTATTCCATGAACGCATCGCGGCGCGGAAACGTCTCCGGCACGAGCACGAAAGAGGAGTCGTGTAGAGCAACCCCATGGGCATGGCGACCTACATCGAACAGTCGGTGAACAACGCGTTGGACCACTATGTCGTGACCTCCAGCGATGCCGTGATCGGAGTGCTCACGCCGGTCGCCGTAGGCGCCATGACGCTCTATGTGATGTGGACCGGGTTTCAAGTCATGCGTGGCGATGTGCAGGAACCAGTCACCGCGCTCGTCTGGCGATGGTTTCGCGTGGCGCTCATCACCGGGCTGACGTTGAACGGGCCGCAGTATCGGAGTCTCGTAAAGGACGGATTGGACGGGATTCAAGAGGCCTTTGCCTCCGCCTTCGGCGGAGTCCTCTCGATGGGAGGGACCATCGACCAGATGGCGGACCCCTTCACGACGCTCATGGAAACCCTGTTCACCGAAGCGAGTTCTGGATTGGTCCCGCAATTCTCACTTTTCATCGCGGGAGCAATCTGCGCCACGGCGTCGATCGTGATGGCCTTCGTCGCGATGGGACTCTTTCTCGTCGCGAAGGTGAGCCTCGCCCTGCTGCTCGCAGTCGGGCCGGCCTTCATCTTCTGTGCGATGTTTCCCGTGACACAGCGCTATGCGGAGAACTGGCTATCCAGCGCGCTGGTCGCCGTCTTCACCAATGTCCTCATCATGGCGGTCATCACGTTTCTCGCCAGCCTTCTACGAAATGCCTGTCTGCATGTGCTAAGTGCCTACTCCGCATCTTCGATCCTGGCAGATGTCGTCGGCCTGCTGTTTCTCTCCATCACCGCCGCCTATATCTTGCTCCATGTTGCGTCCCTGGGAGCGAGTTTGGCCGGAGGCCTCTCGCTGGGGAACCCCGGTGGGGATGCCACCAGGAGTGGGATGATGCTTTTGCATAGCGTCACGTCCGGTCTGAGTCGGTTAGTCCCGTTGGCCCTGTCCTCCACCGGCGGGTCTTTGAGTGGACCGCGAACCGGGGCGGCCCGCCTGCTGAGCGCGCTGCCTGCCGGGAATCCCCAGCCAGGGAGTGACCTCTATCAACGGGCCTCAATGGAGCGGTTACGCAATAGCGTCTCGCGAAAGGAGTAAGACATGTCCCGCGTGAAACAAACAGTGATCGCGATTGGCTTGGTCCTGATGGTCGTCGTTGGTCCAGAGTCGAAATCCCAAGCCGGAGGGATTCCCGTCATCGACACGGCCAATCTCGTGCAATCCATCGTGCAAGCTCTCGCCTGGATCCAACAGTTCCAACAGATGCAGCAACAGATCTTCCAAGCCGACCAGCAAATTCACGCGATCATCGGCTCGCGCAATATGGGCAGTCTCATGAACAACCTCACCCTCGCCGGTGTCGTCCCCTCCGACGTCAACGCCGTGTACCACGCCATTCGGTCCGGCGGGGTGCAGGGCTTGACTGCGGCGGCCCAGATCATCCGTCACAACCGCATGATCTACAACTGTGAGGGCAAAACCGGTGATGCACTGCGCATCTGCCAGAACATGCTGAACCAAACGCCGCAAAGTCAGGCCTACTACGCGAACACCTATCAGATGTTGCTCGGACGGATGCAACAAATCCGGGCCTTGACGACCCGCATTAATCAGACCGAGGACGAAAAAGGGATTCTGGAACTCAATGGCCGGATCGCCGCCGAGCAAGCGCAGGTGAGCAACGACACGAATCGGATTCTGACGATGAAATCGATGATCGAGGCGGAAGAAAAAGCGGCACAACAGGAACAGCAGGAACGCGTCCTGAAGATGTTGGCCCCTGGCACGTCCCGGACCTTCGACCACATAACTCCCTGGACGCCCTAGTCCTGCCCACAGGCAGGAGGCTGAAGGCGAGAGGCGTAAGGCAAGTGGCAAAAGGATAGAAACGATGACGGAGAAACAGACGGACCCCTCAGTGGTGAACGCGACGGACGAACCGCAATTCTACGATCAGGGCCGCGACTGGGATACCGACTGGCGGCTGAGGCTCGAGGCGTCGGAACGAAAGGCCTGGTGGGTCGCGGGCACCGCCTGCGCCTTGGCGTTGATACTCGGAATTGGCATCGCCTGTCTCGCTCCCTTCAAGACCACCGTGCCCTACATCTTCGCGATCGATCGCGCCACCGGCAACGTGGAGCTGGTGAGCGCAGCGGATGATCGGACCGTGCTGGGCTACCAAGAATTGCTCGATAAACATTGGACGCAGAAATACGTGATCGCACGAGAGTCCTACTCATATCGACTGCTCCAAGCGGACTATGACCAGGTCTTGGCGATGAGTACGGATGAAATCGGTCGCGACTACGCGAGCCTCTTTGACGGCGTGCACGCCCGCGATAAGCAGTTGGGGACCGGCATCGAATGGCGCGTGAACGTGTTGAGCGTGACCGTTCAGAGCGATGCGATTGGACCGAAGGCCACGGTGCGGTTCGAGAAGCAGGTGAAGCGGACCGACACGCACAGCGGTGAACCGCCGCAGTATTTCATCGCGACGGTTTCCTACGAGTACCGCCACACGATGAAGGGCCAGGAAAAGGATCTGATCCAGAACCCGCTCGGCTACAAAGTGACGGGCTATCGGGTGGACGCGGAAATCGGGACGATCACGCCACCGACCTCGGTCCTGTCGATGGTCGAGAAGAAATAGGGAGGGCACAGGATCATGAACGGCAGGAAGAAACACAGAGGGGCGATCACCGGATGGCTCATCGCCGTCCTCCTCTGCTCAGGAGCCTCATCGGACGCGGCGGAAGTCCCGGAGCCGGGCGACAGAGATCAACGAGTCCGTTACGTGACCTATCAGAAGGATGAAGTGACCAAAGTCACAGTCCGCCGTGGTGTCGTCACGCGCATTGTGCTGGGAGACGACGAACGCATCGTCATCGCCGGCAGCGGCTTTCTCGCGGACTGTGCGAAGCCGGAAGCGGAATGGTGCATCAGGGCTGATGTCGGGACCAATCAGGTCTGGGTGAAACCCAGGGACCAGGCGACGCATAACAATCTGGAGATCCGCACGGACAAGCGGGACTACAGCCTGGAGTTCACCGTCGTGGGAGGCGATCGCATCGGACGAAAACAGCAGGCCGGGCAGGGAAAGCGCGGAACAGATGAGCCGATGTACCGTGTGATCTTCCGGCATCCACTGGTCCCGTCAAACCCTGCAGCCATCACGGCGATGCAAGCCTCGGTCCATCGCGCAAAACAAATGCGCGACAAGGCCGACCTCCTCACCGAGCGGCTGAATTCGTTTGTCCCCGAACCGCGCAATTGGTCCTATTCGATGGAGGTGCTTCCGGGCGGCGAAGACATTTCTCCAACCCTCGTGTTCGATGACGGCCGCTTCACCTATTTTCTGTTCCCGCCCAATCGCGAGATCCCCGCCATCTTCTACTTCTCGCCGTTGGGTGAAGAAACCCGCATCAATTTCCACATGGAGAAGGACCTCGCCGTCGTGCAGCGGATGGGGCGTCGGTTTGTGTTGCGCTTGGGCGATGCCGTGGTCGGCATCTGGAATGACGCTTACGACAAGACCGGGGTGCCCACCATCGAGGGGACCACCGTCTCGGGAATCACCAGGACCGTTCGCTGAGAAACGAAAATGGAACAACCACAAGAGTCGAACAAGCGAACTGAGCAGAAACCTCCCATCGTCGATGGGATTGTGTCGGTCAACCACCAGGCTAGTGGCAGGAATGAGACAGCGGCGCGTGTGGCGTTTCTTGTCGTGATGGCCATTGTGGTCGTCGTGGGACTCGTCTTTGCAGCTAATACGTTGCACGCGAAGCGGAAGGCGGAAGCCACGCAAGAGGAACGGGCATCGAAGGTGGAGAACAAACCAGCCCAGGTCGGACTCAGGCGGGTCTTCGAGACCGACCTCGATCCTCTGACACCTCAACACACCACCGCAATCGTGCGGTCGAGCAGCCAGTCCGCTGACCATGCGAGGCGATCGCCCATCGACAGAGGAATCGATGACGGAAGCCAATCACTGGGACTGGCTCCTGACCAGACACCAGGCAACCCATCACTCACCAGACGTGCTTCCAGTCGGTTCGGTGGAGAAGTCCTTGTAACGAACTCCCCTGCTTCGGACAATCCCCGGACTCAACAAGTAGGAACCGGACCAGACGCGGCCATCTCCTTGGTCCGCGAGCTCCTCAACGGCGCAAGACAGCCGGACGCGGGGTCAGGGAGCCTGCTGGGCGGACCAGCGATGCCGGTCAGCACGGGGACAGACACAGGAAGCTCGACGCCCCAGTCGGTCGGGTACATGGGCGGACCCAGCGGCCTGTCGGTTGGCGTGACGAGCGTCGGTCTCGCGGCGCCACCCGGTCCTGCGGCCAGCGGAGCCGGTCCCATCGGTGGGCTCCTGACGCCATCGGATACCCCAAAAGTCCAAGCCGGTCTCTTGGGTGATCGAAATCTCATCTTGCCAAAAGGCAGAACGATCGACTGCGCCTTGACCGTGCGGGTGATCAATGAAGTCGCCGGCATGGCGACCTGTGTCTTGAACAGCGATGTCTACAGCGACAACAGCCGCGTGGTGCTCCTCGAACGAGGATCGGAAGCGGTCGGCGAATATGCAGCGACCATGGCGCAGGGCCAGCGCCGCCTCTTTCTCCTCTGGACTAGAGTCAAAACTCCAATGGGTGTCGTGATCAATCTGAATTCACCGGCCGCTGATGCCCTCGGCACTTCTGGGTTGGTCGGCTACGTGGACAACCATTGGTGGGACCGGCTGGGCGCGGCCTTTCTCCTCTCACTCGTGCAGGACGGGATCGGCTTGGCCACCGCAACGCAGGCTGGTGGCGGGGGCGCGCAGAGTCTGGGGATCTATCAACATTCCGCCACGACGGGAAACCGCATGGCCGAACTCATTCTTCAATCGACCATCAACATCAAACCCACGCTCTACAAGAACCAGGGCGACCGCGGGACCATCTTCGTCGCGCGGGATCTGGATTTCAGCACTGTCTATGAACTGCATCCCCACTGATCTTCTGGCGCACGACACGATGGTGCGCGAGCTGTTACGACCCTTGCTTCGGTACCTCGCGCTCCCAGGCGCGACCGAGATCGTCGTCAATCGGCCACAGGAAGTCTATATCGAGGTCGGCGCAGCCTGGCAGCATCATCGCTCACCGGACCTGACCCTGGATCGACTCACTGCCCTCGCCACGGCCATCGCGACAGCGACCGAGCAAGAGATCGGATCGCACCACCCGATTTTGTCCGCCATGTTGCCCGATGGGGAACGGGTGCAAATCGTGCTGCCACCGGCAGTGGAACTGGGAACCATCTCCATCTCAATCCGGCGCCCCAGCGCATGGATCAAGACACTGGAGGAATATGAAACAGAGGGAGCCTTCAGCCGCTACGACTGGGCCAAGGCGGCGACGCTGGATCGTCGCGTTTCCGACCTCGATCCCATCGAGCGACAGCTCGTGCAGGATCTGACTCATCGTCAATTGGGTCAGTTCATTCGGGCGGCGGTGCTGGCGAAGAAGAACATTGCCGTCGTGGGGGACACAGGCTCCGGTAAAACCACGCTGATGAAATCGATCTGTCAGGCGATCCCCAAACAGGAACGGCTGATCACCATCGAAGATGTGCGCGAACTGTTGCTTCCCCAGCATGGCAACCGGGTGCATCTCCTCTACGCCAAAGGAGGATCGGGAGCGGCAACCATCACACCGTCTGAGTTGATTGCCTCTACGCTCCGCATGAAGCCGGACCGGGTGCTCCTCGCCGAGTTGCGCGGCGGAGAAGCGTTCGACTTCCTCAAACTCCTCACCACCGGTCACAGTGGATCGATTACCTCCTACCACGCGGAATCCTGTGCTCTTGCGGCCGAACGCTATGTCTTTATGTGCAAAGAGCACGAACAGGCCGCGACCTACGATGTGCCGACCCTGAAGCGCCTGGTGGCCTTGACCATCGACGTGATCCTCCATGTGGTGGCTCAGAATATCGACGACGAGGAAGGACGGCCCATCAGAAAAGATCGCTACGTGGCGGAAGTCCATTATGACCCGATCGCGAAACTCGTGGCGCGATTTGGAGAAGCCACCCTGGTGAGGGCGTAGAGGAACCGATGTCACGCAAAAGCATGCGGATCGCGATGGCCTTGTTGCTCTATCTTCCGCTTGGGCTCTGCGGAGCCGATGCCCTCGCCGGCGCCGTCTTCACGCTCGCCAACAAGCAGATGCCCGAAGCCTTCTCCCTGAGCAGCTGGCCCGACTCCTGGCGAGCCTATCGAGACGATCCGATTCAGCGGAAGCGACTGCAATTCTCCGCCGCAGTCGGCGGATTCGTCGGATTCGGTCTCCCGGCGCTACTGCTGGTGTCCCTGACCAACCGGAAGAAACCGCTCCATGGCGAGGCGCGATTTGCGTCTCATGATGAGATTCAACGGGCTGGACTCTATGGAGAGCGTGGCGTCATCGTGGGAAAAGTCGGGCGGCGGTACTTGGTCTATGGGGGCCAAGAATTCGTGTTGCTGGCGGCGCCGACCAGATCTGGCAAAGGCGTGAGCATCGTGCTCCCGAACCTCCTCCATTACGATGAGTCGGTCGTGGTGTTGGATATCAAAATGGAGAACTTCGCCTACACGTCGAAGTTCCGACAGGCGCACGGTCATCACGTCTACCTGTTCAATCCCTTTAGCGCGGACGGCCAGACCCATCGTTGGAACCCATTGGATGCGGTCGATCGGGACCCGAATCGCCGTGTAGGTGAGATCCAAGCCATCGGGCAGGTGCTCTATCCCACGGAGCAGATCAAAGACGCCTTTTGGAATGAGTCTGCCCGCAACCTCTACCTCGGCCTGACCCTCTCTATCATGGAGACTCCCTCCTTACCCTGCAGTCTCGGAGAAGTGCTCCGCCAGGCCTCCGGCAAGGGTCAGCCCATCAAGGACTATCTGCAAGACCTCATTGCCACCAGAGCCAAGAGTGACGCCCCGTTGAGCGACGACTGTACGGCGGCCCTACACCGGTTCTGCGCCACCAGCGAGAATACGATGGCGAGCATTCTCGCGACCCTGACCGCCCCACTCACCATCTTCAGTAATCCCATTGTCGATGCGGCGACGAGTGCGACGGATTTCGACCTGAAACAGATGCGCGCGCAGCGGATGTCGATCTATGTCGGCATCCCCGCCAATCGGCTCAGCGATGCGGCGCTGCTGGTCAACCTGTTCTTCTCCCAACTGATTCACTACAACACCGTCGACTTGCCCGCGACGAATCCCCGCTTGAGGCACCAGTGCCTCGTGATCCTGGATGAGTTCCCTGCCCTCGGGCGGGTCAATATTCTCGCCAAGGCCGTCGGCTTCATGGCCGGCTACAATCTACGTCTGCTCCCGATCATTCAGAGCCTCTCCCAGCTCGAATCGGTCTACGGGGAAAAGGACGCGCGCACCTTCGTCACGAACCATGCCTGCCAGATCCTCTTTGCGCCTCGCGAACAACGAGATGCGCAGCACTATTCCCAGATGTTGGGCACCTATACGGCCGAGGCGATCTCGACCGGCACGAGCCGACCCCTCGCCTGGGGAAGCGGTAAGCAGGCCTCATCCAGTTCCACCCACTCCGAACAAGCACGGTCTCTGCTGCTACCACAGGAATTGAAGGAACTGGGAGACCAGCGGGCGATCATCAACCTCATGCATACGAAGCCGATCCTCTGCGACAAGGCCCGCTTCTATGCCGAGCCGGTCTTCATCGATCGGTTGAAGCGCATCAGTCCGTTCCTTGCGTCGGTCGGGAAGCGGATGCCGACCCAAACGGAACTCGAAGAGGCGGCCTTTGTACGCCGAGAGCTGTCCGTGGAGATTCCCCGGCTCGATTTGGACCTCCATCGCGCGAAGGTCGAAAGACGAGTGCGTCCAATACAACCAGATGAGCCGATGGACCTGTCGAAGCTGGCAATGGACCTCACCACCCTCCCGCCGGTCCTGGCGCACGACACACCGACGCCTGAAGAAGTGAACAATCTGGTCGATGCCTTTGTCGCCCAGCTGCAATGGACCGACAAGGTCGATGACGACATCTCAGAGAAGATGAGTTCCGTGAGGGAAGAAGGAAGAGCCCAGAGAACAGAGAGGAACGTTGATCGATCCTTGGTGGATCGAGACAGAGAAGAGAGGGACATATGACGACATCTATGAAAAGACAGGCGCGACTTCATGTGCTTGTGATTCTGATCGCCTGCACCACTACGCTGGCTTGTGTGCAGAAACCAGTCGTGCCATCCGGTGCGGCTCGCGTGCCCATCAACAGCGACGAGCTGATTCAGCAATACCGCGAGCGGGTGAAGAGCGACCAGCGCGAGAAGCAGGAGCGGAGTCTCCTCACCAGGCAGCTGGACAGCCTCACCCAACAGGTCCAGGAGTTGAATACCGCACTGACGCTCGTTCAACTCCAACAGCAAGAACTGGCCAAGGGCAAATCTCGGTTTAGCCCCACGATGACAAAAACAGCACTTACGAGCAACCCACTTTCCCCAGAGTCGAGAGGGCCACTGACGAACACCCCGCTACCCGGTGAAGGTGACAATTCTCCGTCTACCTCTGATCAGAGCCTGTCACGGACCGAGGCAACGCAGAGTGAAGAGGAGCGATCAACCTCGGTGGGGCCAGCTTGCAGCGCTGGACCATCAGCAGCACCATCCCCCTCCCCTCCACATCAGATACACAAAGAGCAGAACGGCTCGTGGAGGCCGCGCGTTGTTGAATTGAGTGAACGAGAACAGGTCGAATTACATCACCACAGTATCATCTTCCGTGTGTCGGAACGGACAGGTCGGTCTGAGTTTCATCCCAGCAAGCCTCTGCAATCCCACCTGAAACAGATCATGAGCCGTGGTCCTTGCCTCCATGTGCGCGGGTACACGGACGGAGACAAGGATCTCTGGATCGAACGTGAGACAGCCAAGCAGCGGGCGTACAAGGCCCGCGCCTATCTCATCGCGCAGGGCTATGACGCAAACCACATCGAGATCACCATCGTCCCGATCGGGGAACATGTGGCCGACAATGCGACGAAGAAAGGTCGGGCAAAGAACCGACGGGTGGAGATTGAAGTGAAGGAGCAGAATCCGGCGTCCATCTGGCCACAATGGTACGGATAGGAGAGAGGAAGGGACACCATGAATGAAATAGGTGTAGACGAACCGCAAGAGACCAAGCGGGCCGATGAGCCGAAGCCTGCGGAAGGAATAAAGGACGAGGGTCCTGACCAACCAAGACTCAATCAACGTCGTGATGCCGCCGATTCCTTGCGGAAGCGCTTCATCGAAGCCGGCGAGCAATTCTATTACCGCACGGCGCCCGGTGAGCCCACGAAGATTGCGTTTACGGATCACGGGAGGCGCCTAGTCACGGAACATGAGGACCCAAGCGTCATTCAGGGGATGGTGCTCCGGGCGAAAGCCAAGGGTTGGACCACCGTGCGGGTGAACGGCACCCCTGAGTTCAAAACGGAAGCCTGGGTGCAAGCGACGATCACCGGACTCGATGTGGAAGGCTATACGCCGCGTGGGATCGACTTAGCGCGAGCAGAAGACCGAAAAGATCACCGTCCGGTTCATGGCAAGACGGCACAGCACCCTGTCGATCGCGAAGCTTCGCATGATCGGGCGACTGATGATCATTTCAGAAGACCGGAAAAGACCTTGAGCGCCGGCCAACAGGTCGCGGTGGCTACACTTGAAGCCATTCTGAAGGCGCGGGGAGATTCTCCCACCATGATC
This sequence is a window from Candidatus Nitrospira inopinata. Protein-coding genes within it:
- a CDS encoding OmpA family protein; translation: MTTSMKRQARLHVLVILIACTTTLACVQKPVVPSGAARVPINSDELIQQYRERVKSDQREKQERSLLTRQLDSLTQQVQELNTALTLVQLQQQELAKGKSRFSPTMTKTALTSNPLSPESRGPLTNTPLPGEGDNSPSTSDQSLSRTEATQSEEERSTSVGPACSAGPSAAPSPSPPHQIHKEQNGSWRPRVVELSEREQVELHHHSIIFRVSERTGRSEFHPSKPLQSHLKQIMSRGPCLHVRGYTDGDKDLWIERETAKQRAYKARAYLIAQGYDANHIEITIVPIGEHVADNATKKGRAKNRRVEIEVKEQNPASIWPQWYG
- a CDS encoding LPD7 domain-containing protein, translated to MNEIGVDEPQETKRADEPKPAEGIKDEGPDQPRLNQRRDAADSLRKRFIEAGEQFYYRTAPGEPTKIAFTDHGRRLVTEHEDPSVIQGMVLRAKAKGWTTVRVNGTPEFKTEAWVQATITGLDVEGYTPRGIDLARAEDRKDHRPVHGKTAQHPVDREASHDRATDDHFRRPEKTLSAGQQVAVATLEAILKARGDSPTMIAAAVEEAKARLQGERVVVGTVVDHGIDHYNHDVQNAKSHFVKVATDRGEQEIWGVDLGRAFEQGKVQRGDAVALVQQAHEPVTVKVPVRNDSGTSIGTVSQPATRNRWEVIRLDSIGVREQHQLKDATRVATQEPVVPRFDHAAARTDRTPNVTRSPVLERTRGGR